A DNA window from Denticeps clupeoides unplaced genomic scaffold, fDenClu1.1, whole genome shotgun sequence contains the following coding sequences:
- the LOC114771698 gene encoding claspin-like isoform X2 → MSLLAQQLGAELPAEVPTAPGSDSDSGMGSPVEEAAAQITRVSQETQESDDDEEEVTVSRKSCCRKALPDSDSEGEVEAAGMAEALVLSASSSEEKDGHEDGEASKKPKKRICRVAPDSESDESEEKKKGDGKRKKSQRRKEKEKQTKSRRRKKERQEVSSPPKPLNDSGCLLADHDLYDAEEVPDLEGQEESLDGVRASVKQKAQQYKLHMDEEDGGEEEAPMQRKERKAARASKEAIKQLHSESQRLIRESAVGLPYHMPEPKSINDFFKKRARPEGPAMALLKSSRYKPRLLEAAAPLVPDPVQTEGFQEPVVNPEPQGTAESVSNSQNREALVTTSCTEQEAQAQLPTGSPEEPGPLTAQVQPARSVAAGESGSPASLECPVQPTDSTEAAETGFKPADAPMRGVRTRKDKLARLRELGLEPPPVAKLPSGNGTFVELEAPKNNPALEALKDRFLRHVQPAPRPKGERSLQLTVVRKDSAPSGQEELLAESITFTVPEVGDEPVHTKPGEKLTFLKSRLQQAMAVRRQEERTRRAALDRLDNEDCEQDEEEEEEEQMTESEEEEGVDELLGDCGEDAGARSPSPLPRDTDGTLLLFAGSSCSRMGSDGSKKAGAGGQDGDGKMDEDDCLSLTKDSSHNSSFELVGSMIPSYQPIGRAGGRGVSTSVFRSPSPCLFRPSFLGSASKVRSSHTNTPSFRKPAIYIQNAFVQSSGKLSEPSICLPVEDSQDLYAQPSPTDAGPLGGGSQGPFSLEEDTHSQLLDADGFLNVGPRGGHARSHKRQLLLDSLDENAMDGNMGELLALCSGGFASGGAALQSSSQPGDMDELLGLCSGAFTTPAAREAPEKEPEAGGGSEAGPDMDQLLALCSGKFPSPGHNHDGTLPSTRELLHRLGVTCQCCCVRCLVSALDDDPSPPSAFSPAPREEPVSRKENPEEEEEEEDCEFRLLSDVDSLSAQEDDQGDEDSEDEEMQAVFGRPGGQKKKKMRLAEFVESEAELSGSEAGSEDDDEDDEGGSEYEEEELQEELPSDEELQDQVNKIHMKQVLDDDKRRLRIYQERYLADGDLHSDGPGRARRFRWRNIDHGVDVDRTGDDGEEDEEDDVDQAELQRRRERLEREQWLREQGRKGDQVDEEEDKSGDEDSQFMRLAKKLSTRMLQRRGEPSSQRSSPCVVQFGSNVLMAAPEPAAPFQEKKVPPPNPFQMPFQPPVVKRGSLLSRPRAVLQKLASISDGNPCAPRNTRGFLFHTLSPDKQAPSTEATNKQAKRARAECPGPAAKRPCPAGPQRSIFSYLES, encoded by the exons ATGAGCCTTCTTGCCCAACAGCTG GGGGCGGAGCTTCCCGCTGAGGTCCCGACAGCACCAGGGAGCGACTCGGACAGTGGGATGGGTTCTCCAGTGGAGGAAGCAGCTGCTCAAATCACCAGGGTCTCACAGGAGACACAAG AATCCGacgatgatgaggaggaggtgacAGTGAGTCGCAAGTCTTGCTGCCGGAAGGCCCTGCCAGACAGCGACAGTGAAGGGGAGGTGGAAGCAGCTGGCATGGCAGAAGCTCTTGTGTTGTCGGCCTCCAGTTCGGAGGAGAAAGACGGACACGAGGATGGAGAGGCGTCTAAGAAGCCCAAGAAGCGAATATGCCGCGTCGCTCCAGACAGTGAAAGCGACGAAAgcgaagagaaaaagaaaggcgACGGCAAGAGGAAGAAGTCTCAGCGCCGCAAGGAAAAAGAGAAGCAGACCAAATCAAGGAGGCGAAAGAAGGAGCGGCAAGAG GTGAGCTCGCCTCCCAAGCCGCTTAATGACAGTGGCTGCCTGTTGGCGGACCACGATCTTTATGATGCAGAGGAGGTCCCAGACCTGGAGGGGCAGGAGGAGTCCCTGGATGGTGTCAGAGCTTCTGTAAAGCAGAAAGCCCAGCAGTACAAG CTTCATATGGATGAGGAAGATGGTGGGGAGGAGGAGGCTCCGATGCAGCGCAAg GAAAGGAAGGCGGCCCGTGCCAGTAAGGAGGCAATTAAGCAGCTGCACAGTGAAAGTCAGAGGCTGATCAGAG AGTCTGCTGTTGGGCTGCCATATCACATGCCAGAGCCAAAGAGCATCAATGATTTCTTCAAGAAAAGAGCACGACCAGAAGGCCCCGCCATGGCTTTGCTGAA GTCTTCGAGGTACAAGCCCCGTCTTCTGGAAGCAGCTGCTCCGCTGGTGCCAGATCCGGTCCAGACCGAAGGCTTTCAAGAACCAGTGGTGAACCCTGAGCCACAGGGCACCGCAGAGTCTGTGTCTAATTCCCAAAACAGAGAGGCCTTGGTCACTACCTCCTGTACGGAACAAGAAGCACAGGCGCAGCTGCCCACAGGTTCACCGGAAGAACCGGGACCTCTTACTGCTCAGGTCCAGCCAGCCAGGTCTGTAGCTGCAGGGGAGTCTGGAAGCCCAGCAAGCCTGGAGTGTCCGGTCCAGCCCACAGACTCTACAGAGGCAGCGGAGACGGGGTTCAAACCAGCAGATGCCCCCATGAGGGGCGTCAGGACCCGCAAGGACAAACTTGCTCGGCTGCGGGAGCTCGGGCTGGAACCGCCACCTGTGGCCAAGTTGCCTTCTGGTAATGGGACCTTTGTGGAGCTGGAGGCACCAAAGAATAATCCCG CTCTGGAGGCCCTCAAGGACCGTTTCCTCCGGCACGTCCAGCCGGCTCCACGGCCGAAAGGAGAGCGGTCCCTGCAGCTCACTGTGGTGCGGAAGGACAGCGCCCCCTCTGGCCAGGAGGAGCTGCTCGCTGAATCGATCACTTTCACCGTCCCCGAAGTGGGGGACGAACCCGTGCACACCAAGCCAG GTGAGAAGTTGACCTTCCTGAAGTCCCGCCTGCAGCAGGCCATGGCCGTCCGGCGCCAAGAGGAGAGGACCCGCCGGGCGGCGCTTGACCGCCTGGACAACGAGGACTGtgagcaggacgaggaggaggaggaggaggaacagatGACCGAATCGGAGGAGGAAGAG GGTGTAGACGAGCTTCTGGGTGACTGTGGAGAAGATGCTGGCGCCAGGAGCCCCTCTCCACTCCCCCGCGACACGGACGGCACGCTCCTGCTGTTCGCCGGCAGCTCGTGTTCTCGCATGGG AAGCGATGGCAGCAAAAAAGCTGGAGCAGGAGGCCAAGATGGTGATGGCAAGATGG ATGAAGACGACTGCCTGTCCTTGACTAAAGACAGCAGCCATAACAGCAGCTTCGAGCTGGTCGGGTCCATGATCCCGTCCTATCAGCCCATCGGCCGCGCCGGAGGCAGGGGCGTGTCCACCAGCGTGTTCCGTTCCCCGTCGCCCTGTTTATTTAGACCGAGCTTCCTGGGTTCTGCTTCCAAGGTGAGATCTTCACACACGAACACGCCTTCTTTCCGGAAACCTGCCATTTACATCCAGAACGCCTTCGTCCAGAGTTCGGGAAAGCTCTCCGAGCCGTCCATTTGTCTCCCGGTGGAAGATTCCCAGGACCTGTACGCCCAGCCGTCTCCCACTGACGCAGGTCCTCTCGGTGGTGGATCCCAGGGTCCGTTCTCCCTGGAGGAGGACACGCACTCTCAGCTGCTGGATGCCGATGGCTTTTTGAACGTAGGACCCAGAGGTGGCCACGCCCGCTCACACAAACGTCAGCTCCTGCTGGACAGCCTGGACGAAAACGCCATGGACGGCAACATGGGGGAGCTGCTGGCGCTCTGCTCCGGGGGGTTCGCCTCCGGGGGTGCCGCCCTGCAGAGCAGCAGCCAGCCGGGGGACATGGACGAGCTCCTGGGACTCTGCTCTGGAGCCTTCACCACCCCGGCGGCCCGCGAAGCCCCGGAGAAGGAACCAGAAGCAGGAGGGGGCTCTGAAGCGGGCCCTGACATGGACCAGCTGCTGGCTCTCTGCTCCGGAAAGTTCCCCAGTCCAGGTCACAACCATGACGGCACCTTGCCCTCGACACGTGAACTTCTCCACCGGCTTGGTGTGACATGTCAGTGTTGCTGTGTAAGGTGTCTGGTTTCTGCTTTAGATGATGACCCTTCCCCACCTTCGGCCTTCAGTCCTGCACCTCGAGAAGAACCCGTCAG TAGAAAAGAGAAtccagaggaggaagaggaggaggaagattgTGAGTTTAGGCTCCTGTCTGATGTCGACAGCCTAAGTGCTCAG GAGGACGACCAGGGAGACGAGGATTCGGAGGACGAAGAGATGCAGGCGGTGTTTGGGCGTCCTGgtggacagaagaagaagaaaat GCGCCTGGCTGAGTTCGTGGAGTCGGAGGCCGAACTGTCAGGAAGTGAAGCGGGGAGTGAGGATGATGACGAAGACGACGAAGGCGGGAGTGAGtatgaggaagaggagctgcaggaggagctgccttCAGACGAAGAGCTGCAAGATCAAGTCAACAAGATCCACAT GAAGCAGGTTCTGGACGATGACAAGCGTCGCCTGAGGATCTACCAGGAGCGCTACCTCGCAGACGGGGACCTGCATTCTgacgggccgggccgggcccgCCGCTTCCGCTGGAGGAACATCG ACCATGGCGTGGACGTGGACCGGACGGGAGACGATggcgaggaggacgaggaggacgatGTGGACCAGGCCGAGctgcagaggagaagagagCGGCTGGAGAGGGAGCAGTGGTTACGAGAGCAG GGCAGGAAAGGAGACCAGGTGGACGAGGAAGAGGACAAGTCTGGAGATGAAGACAGCCAGTTCATGAGGCTGGCCAAGAAGCTCAGTACCAGGATGCTGCAGAGGAGAGGTGAGCCGTCTTCTCAGCGTTCTTCTCCCTGCGTTGTCCAGTTCGGGTCTAATGTCCTCATGGCTGCTCCAGAACCTGCTGCACCGTTCCAGGAGAAGAAGGTCCCGCCTCCAAACCCCTTCCAGATGCCCTTCCAGCCGCCAGTG GTGAAAAGAGGTTCTCTGCTCAGTCGTCCTCGCGCGGTCCTTCAGAAGCTGGCGTCCATCTCGGACGGGAACCCCTGCGCCCCCCGAAACACCCGCGGCTTCCTGTTCCACACGCTCTCCCCCGACAAGCAGGCGCCGTCCACCGAGGCCACCAACAAACAG GCGAAGCGGGCCCGCGCCGAGTGTCCGGGCCCCGCGGCGAAGCGGCCGTGTCCCGCAGGGCCCCAGAGGAGCATCTTCAGTTACCTGGAGAGCTGA
- the LOC114771698 gene encoding claspin-like isoform X1, whose amino-acid sequence MSLLAQQLQGAELPAEVPTAPGSDSDSGMGSPVEEAAAQITRVSQETQESDDDEEEVTVSRKSCCRKALPDSDSEGEVEAAGMAEALVLSASSSEEKDGHEDGEASKKPKKRICRVAPDSESDESEEKKKGDGKRKKSQRRKEKEKQTKSRRRKKERQEVSSPPKPLNDSGCLLADHDLYDAEEVPDLEGQEESLDGVRASVKQKAQQYKLHMDEEDGGEEEAPMQRKERKAARASKEAIKQLHSESQRLIRESAVGLPYHMPEPKSINDFFKKRARPEGPAMALLKSSRYKPRLLEAAAPLVPDPVQTEGFQEPVVNPEPQGTAESVSNSQNREALVTTSCTEQEAQAQLPTGSPEEPGPLTAQVQPARSVAAGESGSPASLECPVQPTDSTEAAETGFKPADAPMRGVRTRKDKLARLRELGLEPPPVAKLPSGNGTFVELEAPKNNPALEALKDRFLRHVQPAPRPKGERSLQLTVVRKDSAPSGQEELLAESITFTVPEVGDEPVHTKPGEKLTFLKSRLQQAMAVRRQEERTRRAALDRLDNEDCEQDEEEEEEEQMTESEEEEGVDELLGDCGEDAGARSPSPLPRDTDGTLLLFAGSSCSRMGSDGSKKAGAGGQDGDGKMDEDDCLSLTKDSSHNSSFELVGSMIPSYQPIGRAGGRGVSTSVFRSPSPCLFRPSFLGSASKVRSSHTNTPSFRKPAIYIQNAFVQSSGKLSEPSICLPVEDSQDLYAQPSPTDAGPLGGGSQGPFSLEEDTHSQLLDADGFLNVGPRGGHARSHKRQLLLDSLDENAMDGNMGELLALCSGGFASGGAALQSSSQPGDMDELLGLCSGAFTTPAAREAPEKEPEAGGGSEAGPDMDQLLALCSGKFPSPGHNHDGTLPSTRELLHRLGVTCQCCCVRCLVSALDDDPSPPSAFSPAPREEPVSRKENPEEEEEEEDCEFRLLSDVDSLSAQEDDQGDEDSEDEEMQAVFGRPGGQKKKKMRLAEFVESEAELSGSEAGSEDDDEDDEGGSEYEEEELQEELPSDEELQDQVNKIHMKQVLDDDKRRLRIYQERYLADGDLHSDGPGRARRFRWRNIDHGVDVDRTGDDGEEDEEDDVDQAELQRRRERLEREQWLREQGRKGDQVDEEEDKSGDEDSQFMRLAKKLSTRMLQRRGEPSSQRSSPCVVQFGSNVLMAAPEPAAPFQEKKVPPPNPFQMPFQPPVVKRGSLLSRPRAVLQKLASISDGNPCAPRNTRGFLFHTLSPDKQAPSTEATNKQAKRARAECPGPAAKRPCPAGPQRSIFSYLES is encoded by the exons ATGAGCCTTCTTGCCCAACAGCTG CAGGGGGCGGAGCTTCCCGCTGAGGTCCCGACAGCACCAGGGAGCGACTCGGACAGTGGGATGGGTTCTCCAGTGGAGGAAGCAGCTGCTCAAATCACCAGGGTCTCACAGGAGACACAAG AATCCGacgatgatgaggaggaggtgacAGTGAGTCGCAAGTCTTGCTGCCGGAAGGCCCTGCCAGACAGCGACAGTGAAGGGGAGGTGGAAGCAGCTGGCATGGCAGAAGCTCTTGTGTTGTCGGCCTCCAGTTCGGAGGAGAAAGACGGACACGAGGATGGAGAGGCGTCTAAGAAGCCCAAGAAGCGAATATGCCGCGTCGCTCCAGACAGTGAAAGCGACGAAAgcgaagagaaaaagaaaggcgACGGCAAGAGGAAGAAGTCTCAGCGCCGCAAGGAAAAAGAGAAGCAGACCAAATCAAGGAGGCGAAAGAAGGAGCGGCAAGAG GTGAGCTCGCCTCCCAAGCCGCTTAATGACAGTGGCTGCCTGTTGGCGGACCACGATCTTTATGATGCAGAGGAGGTCCCAGACCTGGAGGGGCAGGAGGAGTCCCTGGATGGTGTCAGAGCTTCTGTAAAGCAGAAAGCCCAGCAGTACAAG CTTCATATGGATGAGGAAGATGGTGGGGAGGAGGAGGCTCCGATGCAGCGCAAg GAAAGGAAGGCGGCCCGTGCCAGTAAGGAGGCAATTAAGCAGCTGCACAGTGAAAGTCAGAGGCTGATCAGAG AGTCTGCTGTTGGGCTGCCATATCACATGCCAGAGCCAAAGAGCATCAATGATTTCTTCAAGAAAAGAGCACGACCAGAAGGCCCCGCCATGGCTTTGCTGAA GTCTTCGAGGTACAAGCCCCGTCTTCTGGAAGCAGCTGCTCCGCTGGTGCCAGATCCGGTCCAGACCGAAGGCTTTCAAGAACCAGTGGTGAACCCTGAGCCACAGGGCACCGCAGAGTCTGTGTCTAATTCCCAAAACAGAGAGGCCTTGGTCACTACCTCCTGTACGGAACAAGAAGCACAGGCGCAGCTGCCCACAGGTTCACCGGAAGAACCGGGACCTCTTACTGCTCAGGTCCAGCCAGCCAGGTCTGTAGCTGCAGGGGAGTCTGGAAGCCCAGCAAGCCTGGAGTGTCCGGTCCAGCCCACAGACTCTACAGAGGCAGCGGAGACGGGGTTCAAACCAGCAGATGCCCCCATGAGGGGCGTCAGGACCCGCAAGGACAAACTTGCTCGGCTGCGGGAGCTCGGGCTGGAACCGCCACCTGTGGCCAAGTTGCCTTCTGGTAATGGGACCTTTGTGGAGCTGGAGGCACCAAAGAATAATCCCG CTCTGGAGGCCCTCAAGGACCGTTTCCTCCGGCACGTCCAGCCGGCTCCACGGCCGAAAGGAGAGCGGTCCCTGCAGCTCACTGTGGTGCGGAAGGACAGCGCCCCCTCTGGCCAGGAGGAGCTGCTCGCTGAATCGATCACTTTCACCGTCCCCGAAGTGGGGGACGAACCCGTGCACACCAAGCCAG GTGAGAAGTTGACCTTCCTGAAGTCCCGCCTGCAGCAGGCCATGGCCGTCCGGCGCCAAGAGGAGAGGACCCGCCGGGCGGCGCTTGACCGCCTGGACAACGAGGACTGtgagcaggacgaggaggaggaggaggaggaacagatGACCGAATCGGAGGAGGAAGAG GGTGTAGACGAGCTTCTGGGTGACTGTGGAGAAGATGCTGGCGCCAGGAGCCCCTCTCCACTCCCCCGCGACACGGACGGCACGCTCCTGCTGTTCGCCGGCAGCTCGTGTTCTCGCATGGG AAGCGATGGCAGCAAAAAAGCTGGAGCAGGAGGCCAAGATGGTGATGGCAAGATGG ATGAAGACGACTGCCTGTCCTTGACTAAAGACAGCAGCCATAACAGCAGCTTCGAGCTGGTCGGGTCCATGATCCCGTCCTATCAGCCCATCGGCCGCGCCGGAGGCAGGGGCGTGTCCACCAGCGTGTTCCGTTCCCCGTCGCCCTGTTTATTTAGACCGAGCTTCCTGGGTTCTGCTTCCAAGGTGAGATCTTCACACACGAACACGCCTTCTTTCCGGAAACCTGCCATTTACATCCAGAACGCCTTCGTCCAGAGTTCGGGAAAGCTCTCCGAGCCGTCCATTTGTCTCCCGGTGGAAGATTCCCAGGACCTGTACGCCCAGCCGTCTCCCACTGACGCAGGTCCTCTCGGTGGTGGATCCCAGGGTCCGTTCTCCCTGGAGGAGGACACGCACTCTCAGCTGCTGGATGCCGATGGCTTTTTGAACGTAGGACCCAGAGGTGGCCACGCCCGCTCACACAAACGTCAGCTCCTGCTGGACAGCCTGGACGAAAACGCCATGGACGGCAACATGGGGGAGCTGCTGGCGCTCTGCTCCGGGGGGTTCGCCTCCGGGGGTGCCGCCCTGCAGAGCAGCAGCCAGCCGGGGGACATGGACGAGCTCCTGGGACTCTGCTCTGGAGCCTTCACCACCCCGGCGGCCCGCGAAGCCCCGGAGAAGGAACCAGAAGCAGGAGGGGGCTCTGAAGCGGGCCCTGACATGGACCAGCTGCTGGCTCTCTGCTCCGGAAAGTTCCCCAGTCCAGGTCACAACCATGACGGCACCTTGCCCTCGACACGTGAACTTCTCCACCGGCTTGGTGTGACATGTCAGTGTTGCTGTGTAAGGTGTCTGGTTTCTGCTTTAGATGATGACCCTTCCCCACCTTCGGCCTTCAGTCCTGCACCTCGAGAAGAACCCGTCAG TAGAAAAGAGAAtccagaggaggaagaggaggaggaagattgTGAGTTTAGGCTCCTGTCTGATGTCGACAGCCTAAGTGCTCAG GAGGACGACCAGGGAGACGAGGATTCGGAGGACGAAGAGATGCAGGCGGTGTTTGGGCGTCCTGgtggacagaagaagaagaaaat GCGCCTGGCTGAGTTCGTGGAGTCGGAGGCCGAACTGTCAGGAAGTGAAGCGGGGAGTGAGGATGATGACGAAGACGACGAAGGCGGGAGTGAGtatgaggaagaggagctgcaggaggagctgccttCAGACGAAGAGCTGCAAGATCAAGTCAACAAGATCCACAT GAAGCAGGTTCTGGACGATGACAAGCGTCGCCTGAGGATCTACCAGGAGCGCTACCTCGCAGACGGGGACCTGCATTCTgacgggccgggccgggcccgCCGCTTCCGCTGGAGGAACATCG ACCATGGCGTGGACGTGGACCGGACGGGAGACGATggcgaggaggacgaggaggacgatGTGGACCAGGCCGAGctgcagaggagaagagagCGGCTGGAGAGGGAGCAGTGGTTACGAGAGCAG GGCAGGAAAGGAGACCAGGTGGACGAGGAAGAGGACAAGTCTGGAGATGAAGACAGCCAGTTCATGAGGCTGGCCAAGAAGCTCAGTACCAGGATGCTGCAGAGGAGAGGTGAGCCGTCTTCTCAGCGTTCTTCTCCCTGCGTTGTCCAGTTCGGGTCTAATGTCCTCATGGCTGCTCCAGAACCTGCTGCACCGTTCCAGGAGAAGAAGGTCCCGCCTCCAAACCCCTTCCAGATGCCCTTCCAGCCGCCAGTG GTGAAAAGAGGTTCTCTGCTCAGTCGTCCTCGCGCGGTCCTTCAGAAGCTGGCGTCCATCTCGGACGGGAACCCCTGCGCCCCCCGAAACACCCGCGGCTTCCTGTTCCACACGCTCTCCCCCGACAAGCAGGCGCCGTCCACCGAGGCCACCAACAAACAG GCGAAGCGGGCCCGCGCCGAGTGTCCGGGCCCCGCGGCGAAGCGGCCGTGTCCCGCAGGGCCCCAGAGGAGCATCTTCAGTTACCTGGAGAGCTGA